Proteins found in one Onychomys torridus chromosome 21, mOncTor1.1, whole genome shotgun sequence genomic segment:
- the Wiz gene encoding protein Wiz isoform X9, which produces MEGLLAGGLAAPDRPRGPERLPGPAPREDIEGGAEAAEGEGDIFRSAHYLPITKEGPRDILDGRSGISVANFDPGTFSLMRCDFCGAGFDTRAGLSSHARAHLRDFGITNWELTISPINILQELLATSAAELPPSPLGREPGGPPGSFLTSRRPRFPLTVPFPSTWAEDPGPIYGDAQSLTTCEVCGACFETRKGLSSHARSHLRQLGVAESESSGAPIDLLYELVKQKGLPDAPLGLPPNLTKKSNSPKELIAGASRPGLLALAKPMDAPAVNKAIKSPPSFSAKGLAHPSSSPLLKKAPLTLAGSPTPKNPEDKSPQLSLSPRPTSPKAQWPQSEDEGPLNLTLDSDGGRELDCQLCGAWFETRKGLSSHARAHLRHLGISDPDAKGSPIDVLHGLIRRDGIQIRLPPGRGALAQLGRPPPASTALSLLPPPPPAKKAKLKASGMAIPWGKQDLSAAGIFWASDVEPSPLNLSSGPEPTRDIRCEFCGEFFENRKGLSSHARSHLRQMGVTEWYVNGSPIDTLREILKRRTQSRPGGHLHPPGPTPKALAKVVGSGGPGSSLEARSPSDLHISPLAKKLPPPPGSPLGHSPTASPPPTARKMFSGLATPSLPKKLKPEQMRVEIKREMLPGALHGEPHPSEGPWGTPREDMAPLNLSSRAEPVRDIRCEFCGEFFENRKGLSSHARSHLRQMGVTEWSVNGSPIDTLREILKKKSKLCLIKKEPPAGDLAPALAEDGSPTAAPGAMHSPMPLSPLASRPGKPGAGPTQVPRELSLSPITGAKPSATSYLGSVATKRPLQEDRFLPAEVKAKTYIQTELPFKAKTLHEKTSHSSTEACCELCGLYFENRKALASHARAHLRQFGVTEWCVNGSPIETLSEWIKHRPQKVGAYRSYIQGGRPFTKKFRSAGHGRDSDKRPPLGLAPGGLSLVGRSAGGEPGPEAGRAADSGERPLATSPPGTVKSEEHQRQNINKFERRQARPPDASAARGGEEANDLQQKLEEVRQPPPRVRPVPSLVPRPPQTSLVKFVGNIYTLKCRFCEVEFQGPLSIQEEWVRHLQRHILEMNFSKADPPPEEPQAPQAQTAAVEAP; this is translated from the exons ATGGAGGGGTTACTGGCAGGTGGCCTTGCTGCCCCAGATCGTCCTCGAGGCCCAGAGAGACTGCCTGGCCCAGCTCCAAGAGAGGACATCGAGGGTGGGGCAGAAGCTGCTGAGGGGGAAGGTGATATTTTTCGATCTGCTCATTACCTACCAATCACGAAGGAAGGACCACGAGACATTCTGGATGGCCGAAGTGGCATTTCTG TGGCTAACTTCGACCCTGGCACCTTTAGCCTGATGCGATGTGACTTCTGTGGGGCTGGTTTTGATACTCGGGCTGGCCTTTCCAGTCATGCCCGGGCCCACCTTCGTGACTTTGGCATCACCAACTGGGAGCTTACCATCTCACCCATCAACATCCTGCAGGAGCTGCTGGCCACCTCAGCAGCTGAGTTGCCCCCGAGTCCCCTGGGCCGTGAGCCTGGTGGGCCACCTGGAAGCTTCCTGACTTCACGCCGGCCACGCTTCCCTCTCACCGTGCCCTTCCCATCCACCTGGGCTGAGGATCCTGGGCCAATCTACGGAGATG CCCAGAGCCTGACCACCTGTGAGGTCTGCGGTGCCTGCTTTGAAACACGAAAGGGCCTATCCAGCCACGCACGTTCACATCTGCGGCAGCTGGGGGTTGCAGAGTCAGAAAGCAGTGGTGCTCCCATCGACCTTCTCTATGAGCTGGTGAAGCAGAAGGGCCTGCCTGACGCTCCCCTTGGGCTGCCCCCTAACCTGACCAAGAAGTCCAACTCACCAAAGGAGTTGATTGCTGGGGCCTCCAGGCCTGGCCTGCTCGCCCTGGCCAAACCTATGGATGCCCCTGCTGTTAACAAAGCCATCAAGTCACCTCCAAGCTTCTCAGCCAAGGGCCTGGCCCACCCATCCAGCTCTCCACTCCTCAAGAAGGCCCCACTTACTCTGGCAGGATCTCCTACACCCAAGAATCCTGAAGACAAGAGCCCCCAGCTATCCCTGAGTCCCCGGCCGACCTCCCCAAAGGCACAATGGCCCCAGTCTGAGGATGAGGGGCCTCTGAATCTCA CTTTAGATAGTGACGGGGGCAGAGAGCTGGACTGCCAGCTGTGCGGTGCCTGGTTTGAGACCCGCAAGGGCCTGTCCAGCCACGCCCGTGCCCACCTGCGCCACCTGGGCATCAGCGACCCGGATGCCAAGGGATCCCCCATAGACGTGCTCCACGGGCTCATCAGGAGGGACGGCATCCAGATCCGCCTCCCACCCGGGCGGGGAGCCCTGGCCCAGCTGGGGcggcctcctcctgcctccacggCCCTCTCCTTGCTCCCTCCCCCACCGCCGGCCAAGAAGGCCAAGCTGAAGGCCTCGGGTATGGCCATCCCCTGGGGGAAGCAGGACCTCTCGGCCGCCGGCATTTTCTGGGCCTCTGATGTGGAGCCATCTCCTCTCAACCTCT CTTCAGGCCCAGAGCCAACAAGAGACATCCGCTGTGAGTTCTGTGGTGAGTTCTTTGAGAACCGAAAGGGCCTGTCCAGCCATGCGCGCTCCCACCTGCGGCAGATGGGTGTGACTGAGTGGTATGTGAATGGTTCACCCATCGACACACTGCGGGAGATCTTGAAGAGACGGACCCAATCCAGGCCAGGTGGACACCTCCACCCACCAGGGCCTACCCCAAAAGCCCTAGCCAAGGTGGTGGGTAGCGGAGGTCCTGGCAGCTCACTAGAAGCCCGCAGTCCCTCGGATCTTCACATTTCACCCCTGGCCAAGAAGTTGCCACCGCCACCAGGCAGTCCCCTGGGCCATTCACCaactgcttctcctcctcccacGGCCCGGAAGATGTTCTCAGGCCTTGCTACTCCCTCCCTGCCCAAGAAACTGAAGCCTGAACAAATGAGAGTGGAAATCAAGCGGGAGATGCTGCCAGGGGCCCTTCATGGGGAGCCACACCCATCTGAGGGTCCCTGGGGCACGCCTCGAGAAGATATGGCACCCTTGAACCTGT CATCCAGGGCAGAGCCAGTGCGTGACATCCGTTGCGAGTTCTGTGGTGAGTTCTTTGAGAACCGCAAAGGCCTGTCCAGCCATGCGCGCTCCCACCTGCGCCAGATGGGTGTGACTGAGTGGTCTGTCAATGGCTCACCCATCGACACACTGCGGGAGATCCTGAAGAAGAAGTCCAAGCTGTGCCTCATCAAGAAAGAGCCTCCAGCTGGAGACCTGGCTCCTGCCCTGGCTGAGGATGGCTCCCCCACAGCAGCTCCTGGGGCTATGCATTCCCCAATGCCTTTGTCACCCCTGGCTAGCCGGCCTGGAAAACCAGGAGCTGGGCCAACCCAGGTTCCCCGGGAGCTCAGCCTGTCACCCATCACAGGGGCCAAGCCCTCAGCTACCAGCTACCTGGGCTCAGTGGCAACTAAACGGCCCCTACAGGAGGACCGCTTCCTCCCAGCAGAGGTCAAGGCCAAGACCTACATCCAGACTGAACTGCCCTTCAAGGCAAAGACTCTGCATGAGAAGACCTCCCACTCCT CCACCGAGGCCTGCTGTGAGCTCTGTGGCCTTTACTTTGAAAACCGCAAAGCCCTAGCCAGCCATGCGAGGGCGCACCTTCGGCAGTTCGGTGTGACAGAGTGGTGTGTCAACGGCTCTCCCATCGAGACGCTGAGTGAGTGGATCAAACACCGGCCCCAGAAAGTGGGCGCCTACCGAAGCTACATCCAGGGTGGCCGCCCCTTTACCAAGAAGTTCCGCAGCGCCGGCCATGGCCGTGACAGTGACAAGCGGCCACCCCTGGGGCTGGCACCTGGGGGCCTGTCCCTGGTTGGCCGAAGTGCTGGGGGGGAGCCGGGGCCTGAGGCTGGCAGGGCAGCTGACAGTGGTGAACGGCCTCTGGCAACCAGCCCACCTGGGACCGTGAAGTCAGAGGAGCACCAACGGCAGAATATCAATA AATTTGAACGCAGACAAGCCCGCCCCCCTGACGCCTCTGCAGCTAGGGGTGGTGAGGAGGCCAATGACCTGCAACAGAAGCTGGAAGAAGTGCGACAGCCCCCACCCCGGGTCCGGCCAGTCCCCTCCCTGGTGCCTCGGCCCCCCCAAACATCACTGGTCAAGTTTGTGGGCAACATCTATACCCTCAAGTGCAG GTTCTGTGAAGTGGAATTCCAGGGCCCACTTTCCATCCAGGAAGAGTGGGTGCGACATTTACAGCGGCACATCCTGGAGATGAACTTCTCCAAAGCAGACCCTCCGCCTGAGGAGCCCCAGGCCCCGCAGGCACAGACAGCAGCTGTAGAGGCGCCCTAA
- the Wiz gene encoding protein Wiz isoform X11 — translation MEGLLAGGLAAPDRPRGPERLPGPAPREDIEGGAEAAEGEGDIFRSAHYLPITKEGPRDILDGRSGISVANFDPGTFSLMRCDFCGAGFDTRAGLSSHARAHLRDFGITNWELTISPINILQELLATSAAELPPSPLGREPGGPPGSFLTSRRPRFPLTVPFPSTWAEDPGPIYGDAQSLTTCEVCGACFETRKGLSSHARSHLRQLGVAESESSGAPIDLLYELVKQKGLPDAPLGLPPNLTKKSNSPKELIAGASRPGLLALAKPMDAPAVNKAIKSPPSFSAKGLAHPSSSPLLKKAPLTLAGSPTPKNPEDKSPQLSLSPRPTSPKAQWPQSEDEGPLNLTSGPEPTRDIRCEFCGEFFENRKGLSSHARSHLRQMGVTEWYVNGSPIDTLREILKRRTQSRPGGHLHPPGPTPKALAKVVGSGGPGSSLEARSPSDLHISPLAKKLPPPPGSPLGHSPTASPPPTARKMFSGLATPSLPKKLKPEQMRVEIKREMLPGALHGEPHPSEGPWGTPREDMAPLNLSSRAEPVRDIRCEFCGEFFENRKGLSSHARSHLRQMGVTEWSVNGSPIDTLREILKKKSKLCLIKKEPPAGDLAPALAEDGSPTAAPGAMHSPMPLSPLASRPGKPGAGPTQVPRELSLSPITGAKPSATSYLGSVATKRPLQEDRFLPAEVKAKTYIQTELPFKAKTLHEKTSHSSTEACCELCGLYFENRKALASHARAHLRQFGVTEWCVNGSPIETLSEWIKHRPQKVGAYRSYIQGGRPFTKKFRSAGHGRDSDKRPPLGLAPGGLSLVGRSAGGEPGPEAGRAADSGERPLATSPPGTVKSEEHQRQNINKFERRQARPPDASAARGGEEANDLQQKLEEVRQPPPRVRPVPSLVPRPPQTSLVKFVGNIYTLKCRFCEVEFQGPLSIQEEWVRHLQRHILEMNFSKADPPPEEPQAPQAQTAAVEAP, via the exons ATGGAGGGGTTACTGGCAGGTGGCCTTGCTGCCCCAGATCGTCCTCGAGGCCCAGAGAGACTGCCTGGCCCAGCTCCAAGAGAGGACATCGAGGGTGGGGCAGAAGCTGCTGAGGGGGAAGGTGATATTTTTCGATCTGCTCATTACCTACCAATCACGAAGGAAGGACCACGAGACATTCTGGATGGCCGAAGTGGCATTTCTG TGGCTAACTTCGACCCTGGCACCTTTAGCCTGATGCGATGTGACTTCTGTGGGGCTGGTTTTGATACTCGGGCTGGCCTTTCCAGTCATGCCCGGGCCCACCTTCGTGACTTTGGCATCACCAACTGGGAGCTTACCATCTCACCCATCAACATCCTGCAGGAGCTGCTGGCCACCTCAGCAGCTGAGTTGCCCCCGAGTCCCCTGGGCCGTGAGCCTGGTGGGCCACCTGGAAGCTTCCTGACTTCACGCCGGCCACGCTTCCCTCTCACCGTGCCCTTCCCATCCACCTGGGCTGAGGATCCTGGGCCAATCTACGGAGATG CCCAGAGCCTGACCACCTGTGAGGTCTGCGGTGCCTGCTTTGAAACACGAAAGGGCCTATCCAGCCACGCACGTTCACATCTGCGGCAGCTGGGGGTTGCAGAGTCAGAAAGCAGTGGTGCTCCCATCGACCTTCTCTATGAGCTGGTGAAGCAGAAGGGCCTGCCTGACGCTCCCCTTGGGCTGCCCCCTAACCTGACCAAGAAGTCCAACTCACCAAAGGAGTTGATTGCTGGGGCCTCCAGGCCTGGCCTGCTCGCCCTGGCCAAACCTATGGATGCCCCTGCTGTTAACAAAGCCATCAAGTCACCTCCAAGCTTCTCAGCCAAGGGCCTGGCCCACCCATCCAGCTCTCCACTCCTCAAGAAGGCCCCACTTACTCTGGCAGGATCTCCTACACCCAAGAATCCTGAAGACAAGAGCCCCCAGCTATCCCTGAGTCCCCGGCCGACCTCCCCAAAGGCACAATGGCCCCAGTCTGAGGATGAGGGGCCTCTGAATCTCA CTTCAGGCCCAGAGCCAACAAGAGACATCCGCTGTGAGTTCTGTGGTGAGTTCTTTGAGAACCGAAAGGGCCTGTCCAGCCATGCGCGCTCCCACCTGCGGCAGATGGGTGTGACTGAGTGGTATGTGAATGGTTCACCCATCGACACACTGCGGGAGATCTTGAAGAGACGGACCCAATCCAGGCCAGGTGGACACCTCCACCCACCAGGGCCTACCCCAAAAGCCCTAGCCAAGGTGGTGGGTAGCGGAGGTCCTGGCAGCTCACTAGAAGCCCGCAGTCCCTCGGATCTTCACATTTCACCCCTGGCCAAGAAGTTGCCACCGCCACCAGGCAGTCCCCTGGGCCATTCACCaactgcttctcctcctcccacGGCCCGGAAGATGTTCTCAGGCCTTGCTACTCCCTCCCTGCCCAAGAAACTGAAGCCTGAACAAATGAGAGTGGAAATCAAGCGGGAGATGCTGCCAGGGGCCCTTCATGGGGAGCCACACCCATCTGAGGGTCCCTGGGGCACGCCTCGAGAAGATATGGCACCCTTGAACCTGT CATCCAGGGCAGAGCCAGTGCGTGACATCCGTTGCGAGTTCTGTGGTGAGTTCTTTGAGAACCGCAAAGGCCTGTCCAGCCATGCGCGCTCCCACCTGCGCCAGATGGGTGTGACTGAGTGGTCTGTCAATGGCTCACCCATCGACACACTGCGGGAGATCCTGAAGAAGAAGTCCAAGCTGTGCCTCATCAAGAAAGAGCCTCCAGCTGGAGACCTGGCTCCTGCCCTGGCTGAGGATGGCTCCCCCACAGCAGCTCCTGGGGCTATGCATTCCCCAATGCCTTTGTCACCCCTGGCTAGCCGGCCTGGAAAACCAGGAGCTGGGCCAACCCAGGTTCCCCGGGAGCTCAGCCTGTCACCCATCACAGGGGCCAAGCCCTCAGCTACCAGCTACCTGGGCTCAGTGGCAACTAAACGGCCCCTACAGGAGGACCGCTTCCTCCCAGCAGAGGTCAAGGCCAAGACCTACATCCAGACTGAACTGCCCTTCAAGGCAAAGACTCTGCATGAGAAGACCTCCCACTCCT CCACCGAGGCCTGCTGTGAGCTCTGTGGCCTTTACTTTGAAAACCGCAAAGCCCTAGCCAGCCATGCGAGGGCGCACCTTCGGCAGTTCGGTGTGACAGAGTGGTGTGTCAACGGCTCTCCCATCGAGACGCTGAGTGAGTGGATCAAACACCGGCCCCAGAAAGTGGGCGCCTACCGAAGCTACATCCAGGGTGGCCGCCCCTTTACCAAGAAGTTCCGCAGCGCCGGCCATGGCCGTGACAGTGACAAGCGGCCACCCCTGGGGCTGGCACCTGGGGGCCTGTCCCTGGTTGGCCGAAGTGCTGGGGGGGAGCCGGGGCCTGAGGCTGGCAGGGCAGCTGACAGTGGTGAACGGCCTCTGGCAACCAGCCCACCTGGGACCGTGAAGTCAGAGGAGCACCAACGGCAGAATATCAATA AATTTGAACGCAGACAAGCCCGCCCCCCTGACGCCTCTGCAGCTAGGGGTGGTGAGGAGGCCAATGACCTGCAACAGAAGCTGGAAGAAGTGCGACAGCCCCCACCCCGGGTCCGGCCAGTCCCCTCCCTGGTGCCTCGGCCCCCCCAAACATCACTGGTCAAGTTTGTGGGCAACATCTATACCCTCAAGTGCAG GTTCTGTGAAGTGGAATTCCAGGGCCCACTTTCCATCCAGGAAGAGTGGGTGCGACATTTACAGCGGCACATCCTGGAGATGAACTTCTCCAAAGCAGACCCTCCGCCTGAGGAGCCCCAGGCCCCGCAGGCACAGACAGCAGCTGTAGAGGCGCCCTAA